A single genomic interval of Juglans regia cultivar Chandler chromosome 1, Walnut 2.0, whole genome shotgun sequence harbors:
- the LOC118348420 gene encoding uncharacterized protein LOC118348420, which yields MDKSWMKKPRHTKEYVDGVNEFLKFACENCPIDSSICCPCRKCGLRMMFMPNMVFDHLISYGISQGYTIWHAHGERKGEASYHAIGAQNNNEQINEGSSGMTTILHDVFPMFDPEIVEGTGPEIRVEVGEAGVQYENRQDSNERVNKFYNMLKDVDEPLYEGCTKHTKFSAIVRLWNMKCLGGLSNNIFTELLEFVNELLPPGASLPKNTYEAKKYMNELGLGYEKILVCPNGCMLFWKDNENLETCVVCGASKWKRKESMDESSKKGKRSPAKILRWFPLKPRLQRLFMSSKTSSQMKWHAIGRTNDGVLRHPADGLAWKTFDS from the coding sequence atggacaaaagttggatgaaaAAACCTCGACATACAAAAGAGTATGTTGATGGTGTCAATGAGTTTTTGAAGTTTGCATGTGAGAATTGTCCTATAGATTCATCGATTTGTTGCCCATGTAGAAAATGTGGATTGCGTATGATGTTCATGCCCAACATGGTATTTGATCATTTGATTAGCTATGGAATTTCTCAAGGTTACACCATTTGGCATGCTCATGGGGAGAGAAAAGGGGAGGCATCTTACCATGCTATTGGTGCCCAAAACAATaatgagcaaataaatgaagGCTCCAGTGGGATGACAACTATATTACATGACGTTTTTCCAATGTTTGATCCTGAAATAGTCGAAGGTACTGGGCCTGAAATACGTGTGGAAGTTGGAGAAGCTGGAGTGCAATATGAAAATCGACAAGATTCAAATGAGAGagttaataaattttacaatatgttaaaagatgttgatgagCCATTATATGAAGGGTGCACAAAACATACTAAGTTTAGTGCTATCGTACGTCTATGGAATATGAAGTGTTTGGGTGGATTGAGTAATAACATATTTACAGAATTGCTTGAATTTGTGAATGAGTTGCTCCCACCAGGAGCATCATTGCCTAAAAATACATACGAGGCGAAAAAGTACATGAATGAGTTAGGGCTTGGATACGAGAAGATCTTAGTATGTCCCAATGGTTGTATGTTATTTTGGAAGGACAATGAGAATCTGGAAACATGCGTGGTATGTGGAGCATCAAAGTGGAAGCGAAAAGAGTCTATGGATGAAAGCTCTAAAAAAGGTAAAAGAAGTCCAGCAAAAATATTACGGTGGTTTCCGTTAAAACCAAGGTTGCAAAGGCTTTTTATGTCATCGAAGACTTCTTCACAAATGAAATGGCATGCTATAGGCCGCACAAATGATGGGGTACTAAGGCATCCAGCAGATGGTTTGGCTTGGAAGACGTTTGATTCATAA